The Vigna angularis cultivar LongXiaoDou No.4 chromosome 6, ASM1680809v1, whole genome shotgun sequence genome contains the following window.
CAAAGTATGTTTctcttatatataaatacaatgtTAAATAAcggttaaaaaaatatcaaccaATTGGTTAGTATCTTATAAACCTCTACAACTCATgattttatattcaataatttaatttatattttaattttaaaacttgatATATTATTACTGTTTCGGTTGTGTATCATGTATGTATGTTTTAATGTTCAAATTTTCGTTTTTATTATTGGAGTTTtcgataattataataattaatgcaTATTAAAtacaatcatttatttttttatttttatttataatatttagaataaattttgaattaaagatAACCTAATTATAATCTAATTGttagtaattatattttgatcTTAACTTATTTGTGTTAACAGTATTCTAAAAGTTATACATCTTGACACATCATGATAAATGATTGTTTAATTTTTCGTACCATTGTTATATAGACGTGAAAAGAGAAAAGTgatgttaaaacatttttatccgttaaattttattcttaattttatcaaataaatgtaaagaattatcttttcaaatattaattaaagttgaaataaaattatcataaaatattaatagaattaaaaactataagaaatagaaaataaaataaaagaatatttttattaatacactaacatttaagttttaattaattttactttaagtGACTAGATATTATttcattacttttaaataattaacttaaatttatataattagtaCATTTAAAGTCATAAAATTGATTTCACATACATAAAAAgcaattgataaaaattatagattaaTATGTTGATTTCACGTATAAGAAACAATTGATAcacattatatattaattatgttcaTAGAATAAATggtaattttgtaaaaaaattagtttattacaTTCACTCAAGggaaagttataaaaaatagcATGCAAAAACGTCAATTCTGAAATGAACCTTTTAAAACTTTGACCGACATTGAAATAATTacacaataataaatatcatttcataaaaaaatatttactcaaGAATCTTACAATAATTTCCTTAATCcatacttaaaaatattataccatAATTTACTTCAACCATACATTAAaccatattttataattttaattctaacattaaaatattaaaccagattttatgtttttaattctaactTTAAACTATTTTGTCCCacttaaaaaatacataaatttcactttaaaacattaaatcctaatttttaattaatacatctactttgaaaatattaaaccCCATTCCATTTCAAAATCGTCCTTTGAAAATATTacatcttaatttaaaattatattccctaatttaaaattcatctttctactttaaaaataaaaacttctaCTTTCAAACTAGCCTAACTTaatggtaagaaaaaaaaatataatgtccAAAAAGTTTACCCacttcatattaaaatattaaagtcaaTTGTTCAAAACTAAGTacctatttcaaattattaaatcatatttcaCATTTTATATTCATACTTTGAAAGTATTAaagtttaattcaaaaatataatctttaatTCTAAATTGACTTCCtccattaaaatattaaacatacaGTTTGTAACTAGTCCCGAGTagtgataaaatattaaatttacatttagTAATAGTTAtagtttcatattttaataaccAAACACGattgaatgaaaataacaaCCAGCTTATATGCAATTTCGATGTTTGTCTTataattcatatattatttattatatgctGGCAAAGTGAAACATTTTGTATTTAGtttagtataataaattattcttcaacatatcgattattacttttattatgaaAGTGTATTTTAGTAGAGCTTTAACAAAACTACCATAAGCACATTCATGAGTACAAACACAATAAATCACAAACTCTTACCACAAACCCATTTTTATTAgctaaaattgattaaaattataaagtcaGGAGAATTAAATGAGaaatatattctttaaatttgtgatttttaaatattcttttattaataataggaaatatgttttatataggAGTTAGTTATGACAAATCATGTATCATGATCAACTATCTTtgattaataaaagaatatgtttaaactgtaattaatttttctaaaactcATGGTAATTTTGATTCTGGTTCCCCAAATTTCAACAAGTCCATTTGGtcttttgaaattgaaaaagaaaaaaacagagTATCTAAGAATTGAATTTAAAAGGAATTCAAAAAGATTTTATTCTTACATCCATAATTCTAAAATCAACTCATTTTAGCCCATTTGGATTTagtatttacaaattaaaatcatattattttaattttagaaaactatttttaagaaacgaaaagacaaaaataatcccattttaaaaagtaaaatcttATCAATCTTTAAGagatattttgttaatttttttaaaacacaatCTTCCAAAAAGAAATTGGTTTATTTAAGGGTTAACTATGTATTTGAATCTTCACTATAAcgctattttattttatttctttatcttaaattttgataatacgttaattactttttaatatgataaatgaCAAATTAGATTAGATatagtttatagttttttttcccCTAAGTAACAGTTAATACAGATGGACGAACacgactatatatatatatatatatatatatatatatatttttttttttaaaaaaaaaaaaaaaaaaaaaaaataagagataagaaaatCAAACTCTAAACGAAaacctttatttaattttgtttaatgaaACGCGAGTTAAAATCACCGGCGCTGGCAGAACAGAAGTGTAAAGACCATCCTACCCCCAATTAAGAAGGTAGGAAACGGGTCAAAGTATCTACCGGAATAATAAATCTGGATGCCCATATTTTTACGCCCACGTTCGCTGCCTCACCTTACCTcacccttctctctctctctctctctctctctctctctctctaaacttGAAACGAAACCTCGCCTCTGCAACGAACACAACCACTTCCAAGTGCTTCCAATTCCTCACTCATCACGGTTTGttcatcttccattttctcCCTCTCCAACTCCATttccttttcttccattttcgtCTCCTTTCAATTCCATACACCAATTTATTGCATCTCATAATTACTCTGTTTTAGCTCATAGCTTTTGCAAACTGCTTAACCATATGATCGCCCTAGTAGGGTTATGGTTTTGTTTTCTCACCTTTTATTCTTTCTGTTTTTCCTCCCTTTCGGTTATTTCTGTGCATGATTTGGGGTATTCGACAGCTTCTGCGTGTTCGTGTTCCTTATGTTATGACTTTTAGGTGTGTGTTTGGTTATTGATTTGATTCGCATTGAGTATTTGCTGCGTTTGGTACGCGATTATGCTTTAACTGCTGATTCAGACGGTATTGAAAGAACGACTTTGAACTTTGCCTGGATTCTGAGGTTGACTTGGAGTTATTGTGAGAAATGATGTAGCGTGTGAGACGAGGAACCCGTAGCTATTAGCTTCTTGAAGCCATAACTATATCCTTTTTAGTAAATGTGAAAAACTACGCCTGGAGTTGTAGATTTTAGTACCATTATTTGGGATATTGAGAAGACTAAGCTCCATCTTATATGATAGCTGAAAATATTTGATAGTAATTAGCTACCGTTACAGAGAATTCTTTGTGGTTGTTTCTAGGAACTCTCACGTTGTACTGTTAGGATGTGTCTGTCATTAAATGTGCCCCCGAAAGAGTTTTTCAGCACAGCAAACTTCCTTTTTTTAAAGAAACGCTGATAATCCATAAAGTGCATCAtctgtttatttctttttaaattttattttattatttatgcaGTTGGAAACGCTCCTAAGTAGAATTCCTGTTAATGGCATTGATTTCTTACTTTACTCCTGGggttattttttaagtaatgtgATTGACTTGTCAGTTTCGGCAATGCACCGCGTGGGTAGTGCTGGTAATGGAAACAATTCAACTCGTCCCCGCAAGGAGAAGAGATTAACCTACGTGTTGAATGATTCTGACGATACTAAGGTGaactcattatttatttatgtattctATTTGTTTAAGGGAAATAGACAAGTTCAATATTTGCTTCTATTAGTTGCATCATTATCTTTACAAAACTTTTATTTGATGTGTGCTTTATAAATCTGTCAACCAGTCGAACTTGATTGGGATGTTTTTAATGAACACAATCATTTCTTACCtgaatgaaaaatattcttCAAATTATATGGTAAATTCCCACTTTGGTACCTGCAAGAttttttaaacctaattttctCCTCACAAGATTAGTGATGTTAAATGGTGCTCAGGTGTGAATATTTGGGTCAATTGGGTCCTAGTAAACAGTATTTACACAAGTTTGAttttaaaaccttttctttGAGGATCAAATAGATGTGATCACCTTTGGAGGGTCAAATTGATGTTCCTACAAAGGTCAAGATGGAGGTTTACCCGACCTTGTGAtgttattttgtctttttaCATTGACTTAGACCCATTTAATGGTTTGCAGATTTTGacctttttttaatatttacccTAAATTTTACTTTGTAATCAATCAAAGCTTCATTTATAGTTCAAATAGCACTTGGATCCTTTTCTAACAGGTACTTATCATTTTACTGTGAAAGGTGTTATTAAGATTTattgttttggttgaaattcTTTCAATTTTGATAGCTTTCTTGGTTGAACAGTCTAGAATTGCTTCAAAGTTGTCTCTTCTCTGCAGCATTGTGCAGGCATAAATTGTCTGGCTCTACTTACATCTGTAGCATCTGATGTGTCTGATTATCTCTTCACTGGGAGTCGTGATGGCAGGCTAAAACGATGGGTATTAGATGTGGATAGAGCAACATGCTCGGCTACCTTTGAATCTCATGTTGATTGGGTAATACTTATgttcattttttcatttgtttttcttcccttccaATTTTTTTGTTGACTTATTAGTTCTAATGTAGTAGCTAGCTACTGTTAGTTTGCCTTGTTTTCTTAATCATGGTACTTGATTAGCATTATCTGCAAAGGATCCACTGCCCCTTCAGCTTTTTCTTGTACAGGGCATTTTTATTTTGGTGGACTTatgttacatttttaataatgctctttttttatttatttatttttttataaaagctttatGCTCCATCTCTGTGATGAGATAAAAAGGTGTAAGGAAATGTATGACGTGACATAGGAAAACCATTTACCATGCAATGTGCATGTCTCATTCTTGAGATCTTACCATCTTGGTTATGATTTTGTGGGGCCtgtatgtttaatttttttgattAAGACGAGTAGTGTTTGTTAGTATTCAGCTTCATATAGAGGTATGTTATGGCCTGAATTTggtattgaattttattaattttatattgtagAATACTTTATCAGACATCCTTTCACTCATTCTACAAGGATTTGAGGTGTTCTTTTTGTGTTGAAGTTTAACAAGcttaattctaataaaaaagatatgGTTCACGAGGAAAACACAATGAAAACCCATTGAATTCTCATATGCAAAATTTTCTAAAACTGCAAGTGTAATTTTGCAACTGAATTTGACTAAGTATTGTATTGTGCTGTTTGTGTGAGATAAATTATCACTATCGTTTAAAATCAGTATTTTTCCATTAAAATATCCCcctcttttctaattttttacaTTACTAGAAAAGTTCTGCAatccttttttctttcaatataacAATGTTtctgaaattataataattcttCATCTCTGGTGTTTTCTCCCTAAAGTCCAAATTCCTGTTTGGCTGTTTGATTAGCATTCAagttaattgaatatttaaatgttattttaatctTGCAGGTTAATGATACTGTTCTTGTTGGTGATAGTACACTCGTTTCTTGTTCCTCAGATACTACCATTAAGGTTTGTTGATTGCTAGTTTCTTTTGTTCCGACAGTAGTTGCTCTTCtgaaataattacataattgttTACTCCATCTTATATGTTTGTTAGCTATGGAATGCCTCGTCCTTTGGGACTTGTACAAGGACTCTCCGACAACACTCTGACTATGTTACTTGCCTAGCAGCGGCAGGAAAGAATGTAATGTACTTAGATAATCTTATGTTTCTTAAAGTgcaaaagaaaaattcatttGATTATTTCTGTATGTTCCACATTGAAACAGATAGatactttggttgaattgtcAGTGTCAAATCGATTATTTGATTCTTTAATAGTGTCATGCTTTTTAGAGCAATGTTGTTGCTTCTGGTGGCCTTGGTGGGGAGGTTTTTATATGGGATATTGAGTCTGCCCTTGCTCCAGCCTCTAAGAGTAGCGATGCTACTGGGGATGAATCTTCAAATGGTATCAATGGTTCTGGCAACTTACCATTGACAAGCTTGCGTACTAACTCAAATGACAATATGTCTATGCACACTACTCAAACTCAGGGATATATTCCAACTTCAGCCAAAGGCCATAAAGATTCTGTTTATGCTTTGGCTATGAATGAAAGTGGAACAATTCTTGTATCTGGAGGCACAGAAAAGGTATAATGTGGCATATGCTCTACATGTCAAGTTCTCTTTGTGTTTTGATGTCAGAGTTGGTTAGTTTGCTCTGTAGGAGCTTGAATCATATGAATGTTTTCTCTGACCCTGGTTTATGTATTCTGCCATTTTGCTGGGGTTGTCTAGGTTGTTCGTGTCTGGGACACAAGGTCAGGATCAAAGACTCTAAAGCTAAGAGGACATACTGATAACATCCGGGCTCTGCTTCTGGATTCTAGCGGCAGGTTTGTGGAGTGGATATCTGAGTTTAGTTGCAATTTTCAGTTTACatctatattttaaagtttgtaaCTTACTTTCCCTCCTACTggtttataatacttttattatcaaaattctGTCCTACTCTCTGCATTGATCTTTCTCATTTGACATTTGTATTTTCCCACAACGTATAGATAATAACTAACACGAATAACTTAAAACTTTCGTTTGCTGTGTTGCAATGGACTTATTTAATAGTCAATCATATGGTGGATGAAATCCTGTTGGGTTTACATTTCATTCTATGCAGTCATGTATCTTTTTATTGCATAAGTTTGTTAAGGGTGAGTTTGGTAAGAGAGAAAAAGCGGGAAAGAGGAAGGAAGGGGAAAAAAAGAGCAAAAGTGGGTACTTTGGTAAGGGAGAAGtgtgaagaaataaaaataatcagcACGggacacatttttatttttccattcaAAACAGGAAAGAAATGGGAACTGCGTCATGAAGCACAACATAATCCATTATGTTGTGATAAGGGTGTTTTGTTAATAAACACTCCCTTAATCAATTATGTACGGCCCATAATCAATATATGGGGATTGAGTTTTTCTTCAGaccttatttttataataaataaataaataaaataatatcaataataataaataaacagtaataaaaaataaaaaaaatatcattgtaaaaataaattctctTCAACTGAGCAACCTTCAATTTTATGGAGTCCTCTTGAACTTGTGAACGATCTATTTACCTTAAAGAAAGCAAAGAACTGTCCTTGTAGTTGCATTGATTGGTTTGGCTATTCACCTTAAAGAAAGCAATGAACTGTCTATGTAGCTATCATCTTCTAAACTACTAGAATATTCTAGAAAATTCCAAAATGCTAGAGTATCATGCTTTCTAATTTCCAGTTCAAGCTCTTTAAGCTTCCTTGTAAATCTTCCTTGTGAGTCTAGGTGTGTCAGTTATAATGATATTTGATCTATAAATAGCACCTTGTAGCTTTAGTAGAAGCTTACTGAGAGTAATGTTTGAGTTGTATTCTGAGTGAGTTTGTTGAGGGAGAAACTCCTAAGTTATAATCTGAGTTTAGTGAATTCTACTGTGGGTGAAGGATGAAGTTCATCAACACTTCCATCAAACCACGTTACTTCTGtttgtgattcttttttattcttcctTACTGTTTACCTTCTATCCTCTAGCACTGCAGACCTGTTATCATCTCTGTTTGTGTGGTAGACATTTTGCAGTGAATTGTGAGCTATTTCCTAACATCTCtcctttatttctttccttcttaACCAACATATCATGttcaattaaataatgtttcttCCAACAAGTCAGctgtgatttttttgttttcattattgCAGATATTGTTTATCAGGATCTTCAGACTCTATGATAAGGTAATGCACGTGTATGGAGTTATAAgcatttgtatttgtttttttttatggttcATTAATATCCATCTTTCCTGGTAGGCTTTGGGATATAGGTCAGCAGAGATGTGTGCATTCTTATGCTGTTCATACAGATTCTGTCTGGGCACTTGCCAGCACCCCAACATTTAGTCATGTTTATAGTGGAGGGAGAGACTTTTCAGTGAGTGCAATCTTCCATCAAGATTAACATCaaacttctttttttaattattacatcATGCATATATGTGACTTGACATCTCCTTTTTACGTTTAACCTGTGAACCTCATCTTCTAACGCCATATTCTTTTACATCCTAAGTTATACTTGACAGATTTGCAAACTAGAGAGAGTAGTTTGGTCTGCACTGGCGAGCACCCTATTCTTCAATTGGCTTTGCATGATGATAGCATATGGGTTGCATCAACAGACTCTTCAGTTCGCAGATGGCCTGCTGAAGGATGCAACCCTGAAAAGATTTTCCAGAGCGGCAATTCTTTTTTAGCAGGAAACTTGTCTTTTTCAAGAGCAAGAGTGTCTCTAGAAGGATCTACCCCTGTATGTTACATGCATTTCTGAAAATAATTACCATATGATACGACATTGCTCTCAGTACTCATAATACTAGTTGTATATGAACATCTGTAGATTAAGCTTTTAAGTTTACTTATACAATAGTAGTACTTCCTCTTTGTGCATATGACAATTAGTCTTCTCAACAAACttttgttgaaaatatttttttcttttggttctttATGTTCTGCAGAATTAGTAATTGTCCCTTTGTtgtcaaaattaataattttaacagGTTCCTGTATATAAAGAACCTACCTTAACTATCTTGGGTACACCTGCAATAGTACAACATGAAGTTTTGAATAATAAGAGGCATGTGTTGACGAAGGTAACCGTGGTGTTTTCTGGTAATTTTTGTGCCATGCATATTGTTATTTCCTTGGTGACATCCATTTTTGTGTGAAATTAATATCCTTTctatgttattttcttaaatggTTAATAACTCTCTGTATAGGATGCTTCTGGTTCAGTAAAGCTATGGGAGATTACCAAAGGTGCCGTGATTGAAGATTACGGAAAGGTAACGACTTattgaattttcattttgtaaCATGCATGACAATCTTATTTGTCAGGGAAGAGTCATATACTTCAACTATAGCTGATGATAGGATTCATTTTGCTTGTTTGTAATAGCTCATGTTTTACTTGTGCACTATCTATCTAGGTTTCATTTgaggagaaaaaggaagagcTATTTGAGATGGTATGATTACCTACGTAAATCATAATtccatttttaataattatatttttttagttgataAGGAAACATAACGATTTCCAGTAGTTTTCTTATTCAAGCtgacttttaattttcttctgatGCTGCTTTAGGTTAGCATTCCTGCATGGTTTACAGTGGATACCAGGCTTGGAAGTTTGTCTGTTCATTTAGACACTCCCCAATGTTTTGCTGCAGAGATGTATTCAGCAGATCTTAACATTGTAGGCAAGCCTGAAGATGATAAGGTAATGCTTTGTTATCGTGAGTGATGTACCGGTCTTGATCTTAAATTCctaattgtattaatttttctcCTATTTTTTGGTATGCTGTAACTATTAACTTGCAATTACTTATCTTCATGGAATTCATTTAAGTTAGTGGCACATAACCATCAACCTATTTTAGTCCGTCTTGTTGCTAAATCTAAAATGATTCCTGTCACGATTCTTAATATAGTGGACATGGaagtatttaaatttctttataatcTGTTGAACTGTGTTTGTCTGAGTTCTGCTATGCACTTTTATAGTTTCAACTTTCAAGAAATATGTAATTCATGCATACAATGACATAATGAGAATGTTGTCTTTAGTTTTCTTTCAACAATAAATCCAATGCCTATTATTCTGCAGGTTAATTTGGCTCGAGAAACCCTTAAAGGATTACTTGCTCCTTGGTTGAGAAAACGAAAGCAAAGATCAGGCTCCTCAGCTCCAGCTAATGGGGAGTTATTATCTGGAAAGGATACTGCTTCAAGAAGTAGTACCCATTCAAGAGTTGAGGTTGATGGTAGTTCTGATAATGATGCTATGGTTTATCCCCCGTTTGAATTCTCAGATACCTCCCCACCTTCCATTATTACTGAGGGCACTCATGGAGGTCCATGGAGGAAAAAAACTACCGATTTAGAAGGAACCAAGGATGATAAAGACTTCCCCTGGTGGTGTCTGGACTGTGTTTTGAATAATCGGTTACCTCCCAGAGAAAATACCAAGTAATTTTACCTTCCTCTTcaatttttcctttcttaaaaGGTTGCTTTTAAACACATGGTAGAAGCTGAAAGTATTAGACCATGCTTGTggtaatttgtttattttgttaatgtagCATAATTTCCTAATTCTGATGATTAATATCTATTAATCACATGCAGAAAATGTGGTGGTACATGACATACCTATTCTAAATGACATTAGTTGATATATGGTTAAGAAGTCAAAGGAATCTATCTTCCTACTAATTCTGTGGTATCTGTTGACTTCGAATCATCGACGTACTCAACACAATATCTTCAGAAATATTTTGAACTTCTAGTGTCTATTACCATTATAATGTTTGTTAGAATAAACAGTCTTCAAtagaatttatgataaaggtGTTGTGTGCTTTGTGCTACACCTAGTAActagatatattttttcatattctcTCATACATTGTATCTGATATATGTAAAGTTGTTAAAAGTATGAGATCCTAAGAGAGGGAAGTTCACTCTCTAAAATTCATTCTAAATCCTATATATTATTCTCAAGTTGGTATTAAAGCATGTCAATCCCACTTTTCCTATTTCTGTCCAGCAAAGGAATTGTCTATCCATCATTGTTCGTGCCATCTACTGCCATAAGCTATCAGAGTTTCGTCTTGGATGCTTGGGTTTTGTGTGCCTCAAGGGGCTGACCCAACCGTGGTGGTTGTGCATCCAAACTCCAACCAACACGCTGTTACGCATCGTCCAACTGCTGTGTTGACCTAGGCATGTGTGTCTCATGTGCCGCCTTCCGGTGGTCAAAATCTTCTTGGATCACCACGGGTTGACTCATTGAAGCATTTAGTGTGTCTTCTAGTGTTAATCACGATTTCTCTCCCTTGCCCTAGGTTTCTCTATTGCATTTCTGGACTCTCTCCTTGCCCCTACCTTGCTAAACATGTCTTCAGGGACTATCTCTTTTGCATAATTTTTTCTTGTGAAAAAGGAGgccgtggcactagaggagggcATCCTTGCAGTAGAGGGCATCCTCAGTtcatatattgtaaaataatgGTCACACCCAAAAAAGGTGTTACACTTCATATGGCTTTCCTCACAAGGTAGCCAATATTTCCAAATCTGAAGTTTCTGAGCCAAAGTTCTCTAATGCAGAATATTAGAAATATCTCAGGTTAATGTTTCACAATCAAGCACAATCTTTTACCCGCTCTACTTTGTCAAAAGCATGCATTTTTCTAATCTTGGAGGTCATAGTTCATGAATAATTGATTCAGGTgcttctaattatattttttataatgctCCATTATTCTCTTCTATTTCTCATCATAAAATTTCTCATATTATTACTTAAGCCAATGGATACAAAGCTACTTCTCAAGGAGTTGGGCAAACTCCCCTTTCTCCCCTCCTTAAACCTAAAACACGTTCTTCTTggccctaattgtccttttaaccCAATTTCCTTAAGTCAATTAACCAAATCTTTGAATTTTTCTGTTACCTTTATTGCCAATTCTTTTGTTATAAAAGAGTGTGGTACATGTCAATTGATTGGTTAAGAAAACATGTTTGGTGTTCTTTTTCGAAAGAACTAAAACGAGATGTAAGTCTTCCTTTTCTATAATTCATTCTGAAGTTTGGGGTCTTAGTTGAGTCACATCCTctggattttgttattttgtcaGTTTCATTGATGAATATTATCATTGTACTTGAGtctttatttaatgaaattaaaaaccaatttGGCCAAATGATCAAGATCTTAAGGAGTGACAATgccaaataatatttttcttctagtttttccatgatTTTAAATTCACATAATATTTTACATCAGTTAACTTGTCCTCATATGCTCCAGAAAAATGGTttagtagaaagaaagaataaacaCTTAGTTGAAAGTGCTCCTAGTGGGGAGTGTTTAAATAAATAGTCTTAAATAGAATTTATTGTAAAGATGTGTGCTATGCTGCACCTAGTGCCCAGATATATCTTTTCCTATTCTCTTCCTCTCATACATTGTGTTTGATGTATCtaaagttattataaatatgaGAGCCTGAGAGAGGGAAATTCACTGTTTAAAATTCATTCTTAATCCTTTGTATTATTCTCAATTacgttaaattatttttcttttatagattAGCAATGGTCATTGTCTATCAATTTGAATCTGAGTATGATGTAATCTCAGACTAGTTACCTGTGCTCAATTTGATATATGTGTTTTGTGATAATCACTGCAGATGCAGTTTCTATTTGCAACCTTGTGAAGGCTCTTCAGTCCAGATTCTCACACAAGGGAAGCTAAGTGCCCCACGTATATTAAGAATTCACAAAGTAAGCTTTTATCTGTATATTAATTGACAATTGGTACTAATAATTGCATTAATGATTTTTGGATGTGTTGTTAAGTGTGGGCTTTGATAATGCTTTCCAAAAGTATTGTTTGTTGAGTTTTTGTGTGTTCATATGTGTAGATTCTGTACACATTTTTCTCACGGGTGCTGATGCAGTTTTGAATGATCAACTTTCCCTTCATTTGGTTGGTTTAggttattaattatgtaataGAGAAGATGGTGCTTGACAAACCTTTGGATAGCTTAAATGCTGAGTCTAGTTTTTCCCCT
Protein-coding sequences here:
- the LOC108343044 gene encoding uncharacterized protein LOC108343044, with the translated sequence MHRVGSAGNGNNSTRPRKEKRLTYVLNDSDDTKHCAGINCLALLTSVASDVSDYLFTGSRDGRLKRWVLDVDRATCSATFESHVDWVNDTVLVGDSTLVSCSSDTTIKLWNASSFGTCTRTLRQHSDYVTCLAAAGKNSNVVASGGLGGEVFIWDIESALAPASKSSDATGDESSNGINGSGNLPLTSLRTNSNDNMSMHTTQTQGYIPTSAKGHKDSVYALAMNESGTILVSGGTEKVVRVWDTRSGSKTLKLRGHTDNIRALLLDSSGRYCLSGSSDSMIRLWDIGQQRCVHSYAVHTDSVWALASTPTFSHVYSGGRDFSLYLTDLQTRESSLVCTGEHPILQLALHDDSIWVASTDSSVRRWPAEGCNPEKIFQSGNSFLAGNLSFSRARVSLEGSTPVPVYKEPTLTILGTPAIVQHEVLNNKRHVLTKDASGSVKLWEITKGAVIEDYGKVSFEEKKEELFEMVSIPAWFTVDTRLGSLSVHLDTPQCFAAEMYSADLNIVGKPEDDKVNLARETLKGLLAPWLRKRKQRSGSSAPANGELLSGKDTASRSSTHSRVEVDGSSDNDAMVYPPFEFSDTSPPSIITEGTHGGPWRKKTTDLEGTKDDKDFPWWCLDCVLNNRLPPRENTKCSFYLQPCEGSSVQILTQGKLSAPRILRIHKVINYVIEKMVLDKPLDSLNAESSFSPGLAASQSQLQVVGDGSFRSGFQPWQKLKPSIEILCNNQVLSPEMSLATVRAYVWKKSEDLILNYRLVQGR